Proteins from a genomic interval of Quercus lobata isolate SW786 chromosome 11, ValleyOak3.0 Primary Assembly, whole genome shotgun sequence:
- the LOC115969479 gene encoding uncharacterized protein LOC115969479: MVHHKFLLLSFVITLAAIQGIHAVDYVVTNTAANTTGGSRFNNEIGSKYSKQTLTNATNFTWKIFQQKTTADRKKVAKVSLFIEDIDGVAYAVNNEIHVSARYIASYSGDVKREITGVLFHEMTHIWQWNGNGQSPPGGLIEGIADFVRLKSGYVPSHWVQPGKGDRWDHGYDVTARFLDYLNGLRNGFVADLNKKLRTGYSANYFVELLGKTVDQLWSDYKAKYGN; this comes from the coding sequence ATGGTTCACCACAAgtttcttctcctctcttttgTTATAACTCTAGCAGCCATTCAAGGAATCCATGCAGTTGATTACGTTGTCACCAACACCGCCGCAAACACTACGGGTGGGTCACGCTTCAATAACGAAATAGGGTCTAAATACAGCAAGCAAACACTGACAAACGCTACAAATTTCACATGGAAAATCTTCCAGCAAAAAACTACTGCAGATAGAAAAAAGGTAGCAAAAGTGAGCTTGTTCATTGAGGACATTGATGGTGTCGCATATGCTGTCAACAACGAGATTCATGTCAGCGCCAGATACATAGCTAGCTATTCAGGTGATGTGAAAAGGGAGATTACAGGAGTGCTTTTCCATGAAATGACGCATATATGGCAGTGGAATGGTAATGGACAAAGTCCTCCAGGAGGATTGATTGAAGGAATTGCAGATTTTGTGAGGTTGAAGTCAGGGTATGTGCCTAGCCATTGGGTGCAGCCAGGTAAAGGTGATAGATGGGACCATGGATACGATGTTACAGCTAGGTTTTTGGACTATTTAAATGGTCTTAGAAATGGATTTGTGGCCGATTTGAACAAGAAATTGAGGACTGGTTACAGTGCTAATTACTTTGTTGAGCTGCTTGGGAAGACTGTTGATCAGCTCTGGAGTGACTACAAGGCCAAGTATGGCAACTAA
- the LOC115968214 gene encoding methylthioribose kinase isoform X2: protein MAFTEFRPLDEKSLIEYIKTVPALHSKLGNNLDDIKVKEVGDGNLNFVFIIVGPDGSFVIKQALPYIRCIGESWPMTKERAYFEAVALREQARLSLEHVPEVYHFDRTMSLIGMRYLEPPHIILRKGLIAGIEYPLLAEHISEFMARTLYFTSLLHRSTTEHKRAVAEFCGNVELCRLTEQVVFSDPYKVSEYNRWTSPFLDLEAEAIRKDNILKLEVAELKSKFCERAQALIHGDLHTGSVMVTRESTQVIDPEFAFYGPMGFDIGAFLGNLILAFFAQDGHADQANDRKTYKEWILRTIEKTWNLFRKKFIALWDEHKDGSGEAYPPAIYNNPELQQLVQEKFMDDLFHDTLGFGAAKMIRRIVGVAHVEDFESITDASRRADCERRALEVAKLLLKERRKFHAITEVISAIQKLQS from the exons ATGGCTTTCACAGAGTTCAGGCCTCTGGACGAGAAGTCTCTGATCGAGTACATAAAAACCGTGCCCGCTCTGCACTCTAAGCTCGGTAACAACCTCGACGACATCAAGGTTAAGGAGGTCGGAGATGGCAACCTTAATTTCGTCTTCATCATCGTTGGCCCTGATGGTTCTTTCGTCATCAAGCAg GCTCTTCCGTACATACGTTGTATAGGGGAATCATGGCCGATGACTAAGGAAAGGGCATATTTTGAGGCGGTGGCACTGAGAGAGCAAGCTCGCTTGAGTCTTGAGCATGTCCCTGAAGTTTATCATTTTGATCGTACTATGTCTTTGATTGGCATGCGTTACTTAGAGCCTCCACATATAATTCTGAGGAAAGGGTTGATTGCCGGAATTGAATACCCCTTGCTGGCAGAACACATTTCAGAATTCATGGCAAGGACACTTTATTTCACATCCCTCCTTCATCGTTCTACCACGGAGCACAAACGTGCTG TTGCCGAATTTTGTGGGAATGTGGAATTATGCAGGCTCACTGAGCAGGTTGTTTTTTCTGACCCTTACAAAGTTTCTGAGTATAACCGTTGGACTTCCCCTTTTCTTGATCTTGAAGCTGAGGCTATTCGAAAGGACAATATTTTGAAGCTTGAGGTTGCGGAATTGAAATCTAA GTTCTGTGAGAGAGCCCAGGCTCTTATACATGGAGATCTCCACACTGGTTCTGTAATGGTTACTCGTGAGTCAACTCAAGTTATAGATCCAGAATTTGCATTTTATGGGCCTATGGGTTTTGACATTGGAGCATTTCTTGGAAACTTGATTTTGGCTTTCTTTGCACAAGATGGACATGCTGATCAAGCGAATGACAGAAAA ACATATAAGGAGTGGATTTTGAGGACAATTGAAAAGACTTGGAATCTTTTCCGCAAGAAATTCATTGCACTTTGGGATGAGCACAAGGATGGTTCTGGTGAGGCATATCCTCCTGCAATATATAACAATCCTGAGCTTCAGCAGCTTGTACAAGAGAAATTTATGGATGATCTGTTCCATGACACCCTTGGATTTGGTGCTGCCAAAATGATAAG GAGAATTGTTGGTGTTGCACATGTTGAGGATTTTGAATCAATCACTGATGCTAGTAGACGAGCAGATTGTGAACGCCGGGCTCTTGAAGTGGCAAAGTTGCTTCTTAAGGAAAGGAGAAAATTCCATGCCATTACTGAAGTTATTTCAGCCATTCAAAAACTCCAGTCATAA
- the LOC115968214 gene encoding methylthioribose kinase isoform X1, which yields MAFTEFRPLDEKSLIEYIKTVPALHSKLGNNLDDIKVKEVGDGNLNFVFIIVGPDGSFVIKQALPYIRCIGESWPMTKERAYFEAVALREQARLSLEHVPEVYHFDRTMSLIGMRYLEPPHIILRKGLIAGIEYPLLAEHISEFMARTLYFTSLLHRSTTEHKRAVAEFCGNVELCRLTEQVVFSDPYKVSEYNRWTSPFLDLEAEAIRKDNILKLEVAELKSKFCERAQALIHGDLHTGSVMVTRESTQVIDPEFAFYGPMGFDIGAFLGNLILAFFAQDGHADQANDRKTYKEWILRTIEKTWNLFRKKFIALWDEHKDGSGEAYPPAIYNNPELQQLVQEKFMDDLFHDTLGFGAAKMIRRIVGVAHVEDFESITDASRRADCELRALEVAKLLLKERRKFHAITEVISAMQKFQS from the exons ATGGCTTTCACAGAGTTCAGGCCTCTGGACGAGAAGTCTCTGATCGAGTACATAAAAACCGTGCCCGCTCTGCACTCTAAGCTCGGTAACAACCTCGACGACATCAAGGTTAAGGAGGTCGGAGATGGCAACCTTAATTTCGTCTTCATCATCGTTGGCCCTGATGGTTCTTTCGTCATCAAGCAg GCTCTTCCGTACATACGTTGTATAGGGGAATCATGGCCGATGACTAAGGAAAGGGCATATTTTGAGGCGGTGGCACTGAGAGAGCAAGCTCGCTTGAGTCTTGAGCATGTCCCTGAAGTTTATCATTTTGATCGTACTATGTCTTTGATTGGCATGCGTTACTTAGAGCCTCCACATATAATTCTGAGGAAAGGGTTGATTGCCGGAATTGAATACCCCTTGCTGGCAGAACACATTTCAGAATTCATGGCAAGGACACTTTATTTCACATCCCTCCTTCATCGTTCTACCACGGAGCACAAACGTGCTG TTGCCGAATTTTGTGGGAATGTGGAATTATGCAGGCTCACTGAGCAGGTTGTTTTTTCTGACCCTTACAAAGTTTCTGAGTATAACCGTTGGACTTCCCCTTTTCTTGATCTTGAAGCTGAGGCTATTCGAAAGGACAATATTTTGAAGCTTGAGGTTGCGGAATTGAAATCTAA GTTCTGTGAGAGAGCCCAGGCTCTTATACATGGAGATCTCCACACTGGTTCTGTAATGGTTACTCGTGAGTCAACTCAAGTTATAGATCCAGAATTTGCATTTTATGGGCCTATGGGTTTTGACATTGGAGCATTTCTTGGAAACTTGATTTTGGCTTTCTTTGCACAAGATGGACATGCTGATCAAGCGAATGACAGAAAA ACATATAAGGAGTGGATTTTGAGGACAATTGAAAAGACTTGGAATCTTTTCCGCAAGAAATTCATTGCACTTTGGGATGAGCACAAGGATGGTTCTGGTGAGGCATATCCTCCTGCAATATATAACAATCCTGAGCTTCAGCAGCTTGTACAAGAGAAATTTATGGATGATCTGTTCCATGACACCCTTGGATTTGGTGCTGCCAAAATGATAAG GAGAATTGTTGGTGTCGCACATGTTGAGGATTTTGAATCAATCACTGACGCTAGCAGACGAGCAGATTGTGAACTCCGGGCCCTTGAAGTGGCAAAGTTGCTTCTCAAGGAAAGGAGAAAATTCCATGCCATTACTGAAGTTATTTCAGCCATGCAAAAATTCCAGTCATAA